The sequence AAAGGAATTCTGATAGAACATCCTCTGTCTGAAACTCCATAAGAGAAATCGTTGATAGAAGCAGTTTCGTGTTTACCAGTTAAACGTTGCTCATTGTAAGCTCCGTAAACCGCGATGTGCTCTTTAGTAACAGGACGGAAAGCCTCACAGATTTTCTCATAAGTTTCTTGAGAACCACAAGTTCTAAGAACTGAGTTAGAGAAGTTAGCGTGCATTCCAGAACCATTCCAGTCTGTATCTCCTAGAGGTTTTGGGTGGTATTCAATATAGTAACCATATTTTTCAGTCAAACGATCTAATAAATAACGAGCAACCCAGATTTCATCTCCAGCTTTTTTAGCTCCTTTAGCGAATAATTGGAATTCCCATTGTCCGCAAGCAACCTCTTGGTTGATTCCTTCAAAGTTGATTCCAGCAGCGATACATAAATCAGCGTGCTCTTCAACTAATTTTCTACCGTGTGTGTTTTTTCCACCTACTGAACAGTAGTACATCCCTTGTGGAGCAGGGTATCCTCCAACTGGGAAACCAAGTGGAAGTTGAGTTTTAGTATCCATGATGAAATATTCTTGTTCGAAACCAAACCAGAAATCATCATCTTCATCATCAATTGTGGCTCTACCGTTAGAAGGGTGTGGTGTTCCATCAGCGTACATAACTTCAGACATTACTAACCATCCGTTAATACGAGTTGGATCTGGATAAATTGCAACAGGAACTAAAAGACAGTCAGAAGAACCACCTTCAGCTTGTTTAGTTGACGAACCATCAAATGACCAATTTCCAAGTTCTTCTAATGTTCCTTTGAAATTTTCGTGTTCTTCAACTTTAGTTTTACTTCTAAGATTTTGAGTTGGTTCGTATCCATCTAACCAAATGTACTCTAACTTAATTTTAGCCATAATAATATAAATTTATTTTTTTTGTTTTTTCGCTGGGTCAAATATAGATTTATTTTTTTAGTCCTAAAAATTAGGGGGCTATTTTGTTTTGCGAAGTATTATTTTTTAGAGAAGCGCAATTTTGATAGGGGTATATTTTAAAAAAGATAATTTTATTAACCTTAAAAATATAAATTCGTAATAATTAAGGAGTATTTTTGAATTTTTGAGTTAAGGAATTATGAAAAAATGTTTATTTAATAGAGAATATTGTTGTTAATTGTTATATTTCTTCAAATGCCTTTGCTTATTCTCTGAAAAAAGACGTATCTGTTGAGAAATCATAGTTCAAAAAACTCAAATTTATATTCTCAAGAGGCACTTTTATTGTTTATATTTGTTCTTCATTTTTTTATGAAAATTAGTACGAATTAAAACTTTACATACCATGTCAACATTACGTTTTCAAGCTTTACAACAAGCTTCAAACAGAAAGCCGGTGCATTTTGAAGAAATTGGTCGAAAATCAAATCTTTTCGGATCAAATGTGTTTAACGAAAAAGCGATGAAGCAGTATTTGACTTCAGATGCATTTAAAGGAGTAAGAGATGCCATTCAGCATGGAACTAAAATCGATAGAAAACTAGCGGATTATATTGCTATGGGAATGAAAGAGTGGGCTTTGTCTAAAGGTGTGACACATTATACACACTGGTTTCAGCCTCTTACAGGAACAACGGCAGAAAAACACGATGCTTTTTTTGAAACTTCTTATGACGGAAGTGAATCTGTAGAAAAATTTGGCGGTGCGCAATTGGTACAGCAAGAACCAGATGCATCTAGTTTCCCGAACGGAGGAATCAGAAATACATTTGAAGCTAGAGGATATACCGCTTGGGATCCGACTTCGCCGGCATTTATTTATGGTACAACTTTATGTATTCCTACAGTTTTCATCGCTTACACAGGTGAAGCTTTAGATAATAAAATACCTTTATTAAGAGCATTGTCTGCAATTGACGAAGCTGCGACAGAAGTTTGTCGCTACTTTGATAAAAACGTAAAAAAAGTAACGGCAACATTAGGTTGGGAGCAAGAGTATTTCTTGATTGATAAAGCGCTGGCAAATTCTCGCCCAGATTTAATGATGACCGGAAGAACATTATTAGGACATACATCTGCAAAAGGACAACAATTAGATGATCACTATTTTGGATCGATTCCAACTCGTGCTCTTACTTATATGAGAGATTTGGAACAGGAATGTATGTTATTGGGAATTCCGGTAAAAACGCGTCATAATGAGGTTGCGCCAAATCAGTTCGAATTAGCACCGATTTTTGAAGAAACAAATTTAGCAGTTGACCATAACTCTTTATTAATGGATGTAATGCAGCGAGTTGCTGAACGTCATGATTTTAAAGTATTATTCCACGAAAAGCCATTTAAAGGTGTAAATGGTTCTGGAAAACACAATAACTGGTCTTTGGCTACAGATACTGGAGTTAATTTATTGAGTCCGAGTAAAACGCCAATGAGCAATTTACAGTTTTTGACTTTCTTTATTAATACAATAAAAGCAGTAAACGACAACGAAACTTTATTAAGAGCATCAATCGCAACGGCAAGTAATGATCACAGGTTAGGAGCAAATGAAGCACCACCAGCAATTATGTCGGTTTTCATTGGAGCGCAATTAACTAAAGTTTTGTCTGAATTAGAAAGTGTAACAACAGGGAAACTTTCGCCAGAAGAAAAAACAGATTTGAAATTAAATGTTGTTGGTAAAATTCCAGACGTATTATTAGATAATACAGACAGAAATAGAACTTCGCCTTTTGCTTTTACAGGAAATAAATTTGAGTTTAGAGCTGTAGGTTCAAATTCAAACTGTTCGAATGCAATGACAACTTTGAATGCAATTGTGGCAAAACAGCTAATTGACTTTAAAAATGAAGTAGAGAATCTGATTGAAAATAAAGACATGAAAAAAGATGATGCAATCTTTAATGTCTTAAGAGAATACATCAAACAATCTAAAAAGATTCTTTTTGAAGGCGACGGTTATAGTGAAGCTTGGGAAAAAGAAGCCGCAAAAAGAGGTTTGAGCAATTTTAAAACAACTCCTGAAGCAATTAAAGCAAAAGTTTCGAAACAAGCTTTGGATTTATTTGAAGAGTTAGGAATTTTTAATCACGTTGAAGCAGAAGCGCGTTATGAAATTGAATTAGAAGAATACACTAAGAAAATCCAGATTGAAGGAAGGGTTTTAGGCGATATCGCTAGAAACCATGTTATTCCGACGGCGATTCGCTACCAAAATACTTTAATTGAAAATGTAAAAGGATTAAAAGAAATTTTTGCAAAAGATTTTGAAGCATTAGCTAAAGAACAAATTGTTTTGATTAAAGAAATTTCAGGACATATTGAAGGAATCAATTCAAAAGTATTGGCAATGACTAATGAAAGAAAGAAAGCCAATCAATTGACAGATGCGCAAAAAATGGCAGAAGCTTATTGCAATAAAGTAAAACCTTATTTTGATGAAATTCGCAATCACTGTGACAAATTAGAGTTATTAGTAGATGACGAAAGTTGGACTTTGACCAAATACAGAGAGTTATTATTTACGAAATAATAATTTTCGCATATAGTTTTTGCCACGAATTATGCGAATTGACGCAAATTAATTTTATCAAAAATCTTAAGATGAAGATGATTTTATAGAAAGAATAAAAATTTGTGAAAATTTGTGTAATTCGTGGCATTTTTTTTAGAATCAAATAATCGAATAGGTCAAAGAATTAAAAAAAGGGATTATCTTTGCAGCACATCAACACAAACTAAGTTTCATGAGTTCAGATTCTAGCAAAAGGTACGCACAAAGAGGTGTTTCGGCATCAAAAGAAGACGTACACAACGCCATAAAAAATATTGATAAAGGTTTATTTCCGCAGGCATTCTGCAAAATTGTTCCAGATTATCTTACCCAAGATTCAGAACATTGCTTGATTATGCATGCTGACGGCGCCGGTACAAAATCGTCATTAGCATATATGTATTGGAAAGAAACTGGAGATCTTTCAGTTTGGAAAGGAATTGCTCAAGATGCGTTGATCATGAATATTGACGATTTATTATGTGTTGGAGCAACAGATAATATTTTGCTTTCTTCTACAATTGGAAGAAATAAAAATTTAATTCCTGCCGAAGTTATTTCTGCCATCATCAACGGAACAGAAGAATTAATTAACGAATTAAAATCTTTTGGTGTAACCATTCATTCAACAGGCGGTGAAACTGCTGATGTTGGTGATGTTGTTCGTACCATTATTGTTGACTCTACAGTGACTGCAAGAATGAAACGCAGTGACGTTGTGGATAATGCAAATATTCAAGCTGGCGATGTAATTGTTGGTTTGGCTTCTTTTGGTCAGGCAACTTACGAAAAAGGCTATAACGGCGGAATGGGGAGCAACGGACTTACTTCTGCTCGTCATGATGTATTCGGAAAATATTTGGCAAAAAAATATCCAGAAAGCTACGATGCGGCAGTTCCAGAAGAATTGATTTACTCAGGACAAGTTAATTTGACTGATGAAGTAGAAAATAGCCCAATCAACGCTGGACAATTAGTGCTTTCGCCAACAAGAACTTATGCGCCAATCATCAAGAAAATTTTAGATAAATATACTCCAAAAGATATTCACGGAATGGTACACTGCAGCGGTGGTGCACAAACTAAAATTTTACATTTCGTAAAAGATTTACACATCATAAAAGATAATTTATTTCCAGTTCCGCCATTGTTCAAGTTAATCCAAGAACAATCAAAAACAGATTGGAAAGAAATGT comes from Flavobacterium sp. KACC 22761 and encodes:
- a CDS encoding glutamine synthetase beta-grasp domain-containing protein; its protein translation is MAKIKLEYIWLDGYEPTQNLRSKTKVEEHENFKGTLEELGNWSFDGSSTKQAEGGSSDCLLVPVAIYPDPTRINGWLVMSEVMYADGTPHPSNGRATIDDEDDDFWFGFEQEYFIMDTKTQLPLGFPVGGYPAPQGMYYCSVGGKNTHGRKLVEEHADLCIAAGINFEGINQEVACGQWEFQLFAKGAKKAGDEIWVARYLLDRLTEKYGYYIEYHPKPLGDTDWNGSGMHANFSNSVLRTCGSQETYEKICEAFRPVTKEHIAVYGAYNEQRLTGKHETASINDFSYGVSDRGCSIRIPLMTVQKGWKGWLEDRRPASNGDPYKIAARIIKTVKSAL
- a CDS encoding glutamine synthetase III, yielding MSTLRFQALQQASNRKPVHFEEIGRKSNLFGSNVFNEKAMKQYLTSDAFKGVRDAIQHGTKIDRKLADYIAMGMKEWALSKGVTHYTHWFQPLTGTTAEKHDAFFETSYDGSESVEKFGGAQLVQQEPDASSFPNGGIRNTFEARGYTAWDPTSPAFIYGTTLCIPTVFIAYTGEALDNKIPLLRALSAIDEAATEVCRYFDKNVKKVTATLGWEQEYFLIDKALANSRPDLMMTGRTLLGHTSAKGQQLDDHYFGSIPTRALTYMRDLEQECMLLGIPVKTRHNEVAPNQFELAPIFEETNLAVDHNSLLMDVMQRVAERHDFKVLFHEKPFKGVNGSGKHNNWSLATDTGVNLLSPSKTPMSNLQFLTFFINTIKAVNDNETLLRASIATASNDHRLGANEAPPAIMSVFIGAQLTKVLSELESVTTGKLSPEEKTDLKLNVVGKIPDVLLDNTDRNRTSPFAFTGNKFEFRAVGSNSNCSNAMTTLNAIVAKQLIDFKNEVENLIENKDMKKDDAIFNVLREYIKQSKKILFEGDGYSEAWEKEAAKRGLSNFKTTPEAIKAKVSKQALDLFEELGIFNHVEAEARYEIELEEYTKKIQIEGRVLGDIARNHVIPTAIRYQNTLIENVKGLKEIFAKDFEALAKEQIVLIKEISGHIEGINSKVLAMTNERKKANQLTDAQKMAEAYCNKVKPYFDEIRNHCDKLELLVDDESWTLTKYRELLFTK
- a CDS encoding AIR synthase related protein, producing MSSDSSKRYAQRGVSASKEDVHNAIKNIDKGLFPQAFCKIVPDYLTQDSEHCLIMHADGAGTKSSLAYMYWKETGDLSVWKGIAQDALIMNIDDLLCVGATDNILLSSTIGRNKNLIPAEVISAIINGTEELINELKSFGVTIHSTGGETADVGDVVRTIIVDSTVTARMKRSDVVDNANIQAGDVIVGLASFGQATYEKGYNGGMGSNGLTSARHDVFGKYLAKKYPESYDAAVPEELIYSGQVNLTDEVENSPINAGQLVLSPTRTYAPIIKKILDKYTPKDIHGMVHCSGGAQTKILHFVKDLHIIKDNLFPVPPLFKLIQEQSKTDWKEMYQVFNCGHRMELYVPESIAQDIIEISKSFNVDAQIVGRVEASNDKKLTITSEYGTFEY